The nucleotide window ATGGCCAGCATGGGACAGGATTTCCAGGCGCCCAAGCAAAATGATACCAAGCAATGGACCAAAGTTATGATGCTGTATCGTCATGGTTATACCTATCATAATTGCGGGTGCGGGGCTGGATATCGCCCGGCTGATTTACGTCAATTATCCGAATTTCTTGAGCAGCAGGAAGCTGGTAAAGGCAGTGTAGGCGAACGATTATTGCAAAGGTTAACTTCTTAGTTATGCTTCCAGAATCGAACCTGTCGCCTATCGAAATGTTGAAAATACAAGCGAATACTTTATATACGATCAACGAGCAACAGCGCCTCCTAAGCATTAACGAACCGGGTGGTGGGCAGGCTCCAGCCATTTTTATCGGCATGACTTCTGCCGGTTCACTGACCTATTACCATGAGCAGTTACCGCCGAATCTAATGGCTGAGTTGGGTAAGGATAGCGAGCTTCCATTGGATATTCCGAAACTGATTCGAAAGGTGGAAACCTTTGAGTCAGTCAACCGTGTGTGGATGGGACCAGCCTATTCTTTTCCTGAAACATTAGATGAGTGGGATCTGAAGGTGCAGTTGATTGGTCATGAGCAGCGTTATTTGCTTGCGGAGCATTTTCCGGAATTAACGGATCACTCGCATGAAAAAAGCCCTGTTGCCGCTTATGTTATTGAGGGTTCTGCTGTGGCAGTGTGCTGCTCTGCAAGGGTCTCCGTTCATGGTGCAGAGGCCAGCCTGTATACGGCACCTGGTTATAGAGGACATGGATATGCAGCGGAGACGGTAAAGTGCTGGCAGTATGATGTTAAGAAGCGTGGACGCATGCCGATCTACAGTACATCCTGGGATAATCTCGCTTCACAGCATGTTGCCCGTAAACTGGGACTAATTCAGTTCGGTGTGGATTTCAGCATCACAACTCTGAATTCGAGCAAGGGCTGTGACCTCCAATGATCCGCACTTTCGTACAAAAGGACCTGCAATATGTCATTGAAGCGCATATCCGTATTTATCGAAAAGAGTATAATTATGATGATAGCTTTGCTGAATTTATCACGAATGCGGTGAATTTGTTTGGACTTACGGGCAATCACTCGAGGGAAATGTTGTGGATCGTTGAGCTGAATCATTCAGCTTCAGGCTCCATAGGTCTTACTCAAGTGAATGATAATACGGCTCAACTACGCTGGTTCCTGATCGAACCGGAAGCACGTGGTGCAGGATGGGGCGTGAAGCTTATCGAACAGGCAATTCTTTTTGCAAAAGAAAAGGACTACACATCTGTGATCCTGTGGACCAATGAGTCTTTGATCGGCGCACGTAGATTATATCAATCTGTGGGCTTCGAAGTGAAGGAAGTCCGCAAGCAGATGTTGTCAGGTCAGGAGCTTACCGAAGAACAATGGGAACTTGTTCTGTAGTTGGCCGTGGGCTTGAGCATGAAAGACGAATCGGTTGTCTTAACTCATTGTTGAAAGGAGGGGTACAGTGAATCGCAGAAGACTGATTCTGGGTTTGTTATCCGTATGCACAGCATTGACGGTAGTAGCATGTTCGACTCGGACAGAAGACCAAGCATTATCAGCAACCATTGAAAGCAACCTGCAGCAGATGGTTAGCGACCCTGTCCTCCTGACCAGCAGCAATCCCAATGATTATATTGCTGGTAACCGGGAGGTTTACGATGACATTTTGAATACGGGTGAGGAAGGATTGCATCTGCTGCTACAGCAGCTCGAATCCAGTCCGGATAATGGTCTCAAGGAATCGATTATGGCTCAGGCAAGTACTGAACTGCTTGGAGAGCATAACCCCGTAGAGGCATGGCATAGTGGCAAGGACTGGCTCAGGAAGTATAAAATGAACGTAGAATAACAAACCTCACCTCCAGTCAGCATGAGCAGCATTGAGAGGTTCCTGGAACCCGAAAGAATACATTATAGAGGTGAAATCCTTGACTAAGAAAATTGCTTTTTTTGATTCAGGCATCGGTGGTTTAACCGTTTTGCATAAGGCATTACAACAGTTTCCGGAAGAACAGTTTCTGTATTATGCGGATACCTTGCATGTCCCGTATGGAACCAAGTCTGCGGATGAGGTTAGAGGACATATTTTTGATTGTGTGGAAGCCATCGTTCAGGAGGATGTTCAAGCCATCGTGATTGCTTGTAATACAGCAACCAGTCTGGCTGTTAAGGATCTGCGCGCCAAGTACGATATTCCGATCATTGGCATGGAGCCTGCGGTGAAACCAGCCGTAGAGATGAATCGTGACAGTGGGAAGAGAGTGCTTGTATTTGCTACGGCCCTCACCTTGAGCCAAACCAAGTATAACGAACTGGTATCGCGTGTTGATGATCACCACAGTGTGGATTCCATTGCTCTGCCGGAACTTGTGGAGTGGTGTGAACAGCTGGACTTTGATCCGAGCAAAATCGCTGATTATTTCAGGTTCAAGCTGGCAGATTTCGATCTTCAAGGGTATGGCACAGTGGTGCTTGGCTGCACGCATTATCCATTCTATACGTCCATTCTGCGCACGGTTCTGCCAGAGCATATACAGATTATTGATGGCAGCACAGGCACGGTGAACCACCTGAAGCAGCGTCTTGGACTGGTGGCTCAGCCTGAAGGCAGAAGAGGGGAACAAGTTACCTTCTTCAGTTCATCAGGCCGACCGGAAGAGCAGGAGAAGATGTACAGTGCACTTCAATATCTTGAGAAGAGTTCCATGTAGGTTACACCATAGGAGGTGATAGCCGTTGCAGTCCATTTATCTTATCCGTCACGCCAAGGCCACGGGGCAGGAACCCCATGCAGAGCTTACAGATGAAGGGATCGGGCAGGCTGAAAAACTTGCGAATATCTTGGCTCATCATTCCATAACGTATATTGTCTCCAGTCCATGGAAAAGGGCCATTCAGACGGCTATGCCACTGGGCATAGCAACGCTGCAACATATACATACGGATGAACGTCTCCAGGAGAGGATACTTAGCTCCGTTAATCTGCCTAACTGGATGGATGTGCTGAAACGTACATACGATGATGTGGACTGGGTGGAAGAAGGTGGGGAATCATCCAGAACCGCCGCTGAAAGAGGGATGGCACTCCTAGAAGAGTTGTGGAGCAGACCGGAACAGCACGGGGCCGTGGTTACTCATGGAAACCTGTTATCACTACTTATTCGTGAGTATGAACCATCCTTTGGTTATGGAGAGTGGACCAAACTGTCTAACCCGGATGTGTATGTGTTGGAGCGACAACGGCCAGATACAGGGCTACCCACCATTCGCAGAATTTGGACAGATTGAACAGCAAAAGAGTGCTCCAGCGATAGTATATCAGCCAGAACACTCTTTTCGTTTATACATGGGGCGTATTTATAGTGCAGCAATAATGATCATAACCCATCCAGCCAAAAATGCGACTCCGCCAAGTGGGGTAATGGCTCCCAATTTGCGAACACCCGTTACACTTAAAGCGTACAGGCTACCCGAGAACAGGATGATCCCGGCGAACAACAGCCATCCGGCAAGCATGACGAGTGAAGAGGATTCGAGGCGGTCTGCCAGCAGTCCGATCAGGATGATTCCAAGTCCGTGGGCGATATGATACTGAACACCGGTTTCGTAGATTTTGATCATGTCAGCGGATAATTTACGCTTGAGCGCGTGTGCTCCGAAAGCACCCAAAGCGACAGCCAGAAACATCATAATACTGCCGAGGATAATCAGGGTTTGCAATGTGTTTTTCACTCCTTTTAAGGGTAATTAGATACAACATCAAGGTGTACTCGTCCTGATGAGAGTTGTTTACAGTTTGCGCAATTGAATCTGCCCAATGGAGTGATCGGCTTCCTTTTTCAGAATCAGCCTGGCACGTCCTTTGGTTGGCAAAATGTTTTCATGCAGGTTTTTGGCATTGATATCATGCCAAATCTGGTTGGCTGTACGCACGGTTTCTTCTTCATCAATATTGGCGAATCGTTGATGGAAAAAGGAATCCGTGTTCTGAAACGCTGTATTGCGTAACAGCTTGAAACGCTCAACGTACCAGTGCCTTATATGTTCTTCTTCCGCATCAATGTAGATGGAGAAATCAAAGAAATCACTGACCAGCAAAGGCGTTTCCTTTTTGATCTGGAGCACATTGATGCCTTCAATAATGAGAATATCCGGCTGACAGATCTGCTTCTCTTCCCCTTGAATGACATCGTAGGCGAGGTGAGAATAGACCGGTGCTTTCACTTCGGGTTTGCCTGATTTCACATCGCCCATGAACTGAATCAGGGATTTGATATCATAGCTTTCCGGGAAGCCCTTGCGGTTCATGATGCCCTTCTCTTGCAGCACGGCATTGGGATATAAGAAACCGTCGGTTGTGACCAGGTCAACTTTTGGGCTATTCTTACCTCTGGCGAGCAGTGCCTGGAGCAAGCGGGCCGCTGTACTTTTGCCCACGGCAACACTTCCCCCGATTCCAATGATGTAGGGGGTGGGGAGAGCTTTTTTTTTCATAAAGGAGGCCGTCAGTCGATTCAGTTCTCGTGAAACTCTTGCATATAAGTCAATAAAGTGGGTAAGAGGCAGATATATATCTTCGACTTCTTGAATCGATACCTCTTCATTCAATCCCTTTAACTGTTCTAATTCGGCTTCCGTCAGTGGAAGAGTGGTCTGATGTTCTTTAAGTTCAGCCCATTCCTTGCGGTTAAACTCGATGTAAGGAGAGTATGAATTCATGAGATCCCGCTTTCTGTATGTAATATGATCGTGGACACAACCCTTAGTGTACCAAATTTCAGGAAACTGACAACACCTTTACATTGTGCATTCCATAATGCCTTTCGTCAAAATGGAGTGAAAAGTAACTTATAGGAAAGTTTAACCCAATTTATGTTAAAGTCAACGTATACCATGCGGAAGGGTGACAGCAAATGATCGTATATGAGAGAGAGCATGATTTTGTTTTGACCGCACAGCATGAGCATGGAGTAGTAGCCGGAGAGATGGCTTCCCACTGGAAAAATGAATTGCTTGCCGATGCTGCTCATCGAGATGATTTAATTCTGGCGGCGAGAGAACATGACCGTGGCTGGATCGAACTGGATTCATCTCCGTTCTGGAATGATTACAGTCAATCGCCGTATTCGTTTCGTGATTTTCCGCTACGTCCGCGTTTTGTATTCTACCATAAAGGCATTGAAGAAGTTCGGCAGAAAAACCTTTACGCCGGATTACTGTGTAGCTTGATGTATACGGAGCTATTTCAGAAAAATCTGGGAGCCAATGCTCAGGATGATGAAGACATCCGAGATTATCTGAATGAAGAATTGGAACATCAGTTGAGTTGGGAGAACCAGCTTGGTGGTGATACTGAAGCATTGAAACGAAGGCTGCAAAGCGATGTGGAAATCATGTTGTTCTGTGATCAGCTCAGTCTGTTTCTCTGTATGGAGGAACCGGGAACACCTGCTGCACGTTATGATTTTTTTGCAGAAGGCCTCAGTTGTACGTTTGATGCCTGTTCCAGACAACCGATTCAGGCAGAGTGGTTATCCAATGAGAAAGTAGGGCTGTCTTTTTTCCCGTTTGATGAGAACTTTACGGTTGTTTTGCCTTACAAATCGGTACCGAAGGCAAGTATCCGCAAATTTGGTATGCAGCAGGCTTATCGCCGGGCGGAGTGGAAGGAACGCCGGGTGTTGATTACGGAATTGAAGTGAGAACTCGAACATCCGAGCTTGAGGAATGCACAGCATAGAATATCACAAAACAGGCGGGCTTCTGATGTACAGGGCGTCCGCCTTTCGTATGCATATATATCATCATGGACTACACTTCGAGATCGATGAAAATACAAATGAATCAGCGTGGGAATAAAGAAGGAAAACACAGGTTATTCCCAGAAATGTTAGTGTACAGCAGAGAAGCGCATGTTAGTGGGAGGACGAATATGAATACCAGAATAGAGATATTAACGATGTGTATGGTATGGGACAAAATGAATGATCAGGTGCTGCTAATGAATCGGCCGGATCGCAAAGGATTTCCGGGATATATCGCTCCTGGGGGGAAGGTGGATTTTCCAGAGAGTATCGTGGACGGTGCCGTGCGAGAGGTTTTGGAGGAGACGGGGCTAGCGGTTAATGAGATTACGTATAAAGGACTTGATGAGTTCTGTGATCCCGAACAAGGATTGCGATACATGGTATTCAACTATTTGGCAACTTCATTTGAAGGCGAGTTATTGCAAGATCCTCCCGAAGGCGAACTGTTATGGGTGCCTGTGAAGCAGGTGTTCGAGTTACCTATGCAGGATTGGTTTGCTGAACGTATCCCGCGTTTTTTTCAGGCGGGAACCTTTGAGCGGAGTGTGATCTGGGAGAAGTCATCAGGACGTACCCTGCAGGAGACATTTATGGTGTATAGCGATTCGGTTCTTGAACAGAGTGAAGTTAGATAAGCCAATAGGAAGGTTGGATACAGCATGTAAAATTTCCATTACATGATGGATCATATTGTATCATCCCTATCTATATATTTATATCCAGATATTATGATATAATGAAGTTTACTTTTTTTATGGGAGATGACGAGTGACATTATCAAAATCAATCCGGAGCAGAAAGTGGTTAATAGATTGAGTGAACTAGTTTGTTGGAACGAAGAATAATATATTTGTAGATTCGCCATACATAGGCTTCTGCAAACAGGACGTAAATGAATATTGTACGATGAAAAGGTGGAGATTGGCATGAAATTGTCGTTCCGGATTTTGGACTGGGAAGAAGAGAAACCGTATGAGCTCTTATTGTTGGCTGATCCTTCAAAAGCGATTGTTGACGAATACTTGAGCCGGGGTGTTTGTTTTATTGCCGAGTATGAAGGAGAGATGGTTGGGGAGTTCGTATTGTTGAAGACTCGTCCAGAGACTGCGGAGATTGTTAATATTGCCGTACAGGAAGAACTGCAGGGACAAGGGGTAGGCAAACATATGATTAAAGAAGCGATGGAAGCTGCGCGGAGACTGGGATGCCGGATTCTCGAGATTGGGACAGGTAACTCAAGCTTTCATCAATTAAAGTTATACCAACGTTGCGGATTCCGCATTATCGGAGTCGATCGCGACTTCTTTGTGAGGCATTATGAGGAAGAGATTATAGAGGATGGCATCCGCTGTGTAGATATGATTCGTATGGCCATAGATCTGGATGCTGTTACAGAGGATGAAAAGAAATAGGAACTACTCGCTGGGATTGAATTTGCTGTATCCAAAGAAGCTGCTCGGATAGTTATGTCTGGGCCAGCTTTTTTCTGTTGGTCTCCTGAAGAAAAACCCAATTATTTGTTGAATGTGATGTCAATTGGTTAATGTTTAACTTGACGGTTTGTTTTTGAACATAATGGACCACAATTCAATTAAGGAGGTAAAATGGGAGAACCTATGCCTATTTTGATGTAATTAAGCGTTCGTTGTTCTGCTCAAATTGCTCGATTTATTCGATTCATCTAATTTATGCATCAATTGAACTAAAAATAGGAAATGCTCCTGAGCGTAAAAGTTTATAGAATAGATATTAGAACACGGACTTCACTTGAAAAAGAGGAGAAGGTGTAACCTTCGAACGGATAAGGACAGTATTCGACATCTGTGCGACGGTATATACAATCATTGTTTTACTATGATTTTGAAAACGCAGACAAACCTTGACGGGAGCGTCGGACTAACGTTACTACCACCAACAGCACGATTATTGGACTTCATGAAAAATTTCGCTTAAAATGTTGAACGAACGCAAATTACGGCTTAGTCAATGATTTCCGTCAAAAACTTATGACTAAATCAAGACGGAGGGAACGTCGATGACGATCGTGGAAGGCAACAAGAAGCCCTGGGAAAGTTATTATGGCCCCAATATGGGATACGTACAGGAACAATATGAATTATTCACTCAAGACCCTGGTTCGGTTACACCGGCCTATCGGGAATTATTTGAACAATGGGGTGCACCGCCGATGTCTGGCAGGGATGCACGTACAACCTCGAATTCCGGCAACGCCCAATTGGCTTCCGGAAACGTAGACATTCAATTATTACAGAAAGCGGTTACAGCGGGAAAACTGGTATGGAATATCCGTACCTATGGTCATCTTGCTGCAGATATAGATCCGCTTGGAATCAGTGAAGATACAGATACATCTTTGCTGGAGCCCCAGCATTTTGAATTAAACGAAGAAGATCTGAAAGCCTTACCTGCTTCTCTGATCTGGGAAGGTGCAGATGGGCAGACAGCAACCGGATGGGATGCAATCCAACGCTTGCGCCAGATTTACACTGGACCCATGGCCTATGAATTCAGTCACGTGCACGAAGTTCAAGAGCGCGAGTGGCTGAATCGCCGTGCGGAATCACGGACATCACCGGCTCCACTTACGGCGAAGGAACGTAAGACATTGCTGGAACGTTTGGTTGAAGTCGAGCAATTTGAAGATTACCTTCACAAAACATTTGTTGGGCAGAAACGTTTCTCCATTGAAGGTAACGACGTGCTTGTACCGATGCTGGATGAAGCTGTTCGCATCATGGCAGAAGCCGGATCAAGCCACATTCTGATGGGGATGGCCCACCGTGGACGGTTGAATGTACTGGCTCATGTCTTGGGCAAACCGTACAGCAAAATTTTCTCTGAATTTCATCATGCTCCGAACAAAGACCTGGTTCCATCGGAAGGTTCGACCGGAATCAACTATGGTTGGACGGGGGATGTCAAATATCACATGGGTGCCAACCGTTTTGTAAAAGACGGGGAAACCGTGCAGGCTCGCCTTACTCTGGCGAATAACCCGAGCCATCTGGAATACGTTAATCCGGTTGTACAAGGGTTTGCACGTGCAGCTCAGGATGACCGTCGTGACCCTGGGTATCCGAAGCAGGACGTAACGAAGGCAGCCACCATTTTGATGCATGGTGATGCAGCATTCCCTGGAGAGGGGATCGTTGCAGAGACGCTGAACTTCAAAGCTCTGCCAGGTTATCAGAATGGCGGAACCATTCATATTATCGTGAACAATCGTCTGGGCTTCACTACAGATAGCAGTGATTCCCGTTCAACGTACTACGCAAGTGACCTTGCCAAGGGGTACGAAATTCCGATTGTACACGTGAATGCGGACAATCCGGAAGCTTGTATTGCAGCCATTCGCATGGCGGCAGAGTATCGCAATCGTTTCAAAAAGGATTTCCTGATCGACTTGATCGGTTACCGTCGTTACGGCCATAATGAAACCGATGATCCCGAAACGACGCAGCCTACCGTCTATGACAAGGTGAAAAACCATCCAACGGTAAGCCACTTGTATCAGGATCACTTGAAGCAAGAATCGGTTATCGATGATGCGTCTATTGCGAGCATTCGTGATGGAGTAATGAACAAATTAAAAGAAGCTTATGACCAGATGAAGAAAAATGAAGTACATGAATATTACCAACGAAAAATCAGCGAGCCGGAAGCCGTTACGATTACGCCGACTGCGGTACCACTGGAGAATTTGCGCAGCATTAATGCCGATCTGCTGAAATGGCCTGAGAATTTCAATGTATATCCGAAGTTGCAGCGGATTTTGCAGCGTCGGAGTACTTCCCTGAATGAAGGGGAAAAAGTGGATTGGAGTCTTGCGGAGACACTCGCATTCGCAACCATTCTGGCAGATGGCAAGCCAATTCGGATTAGTGGACAGGATGCCGAGCGTGCTACATTCGCTCATCGGAATCTGGTACTGCATGATTCGGAGAATGGAGCAAAGTTCTGCCCATTGCATCACTTGCCACAGGCAAAAGCATCCTTTGCAATCTATAACAGTCCGTTATCAGAAGAATCCGTTGTTGGATTCGAATACGGATATAACGTATATTCACCAGATACACTGGTTATCTGGGAAGCCCAGTTCGGTGACTTTGCCAACTGTGCACAGGTTATTTTTGACCAGTTTGTATCAGCGGGTCGCGCCAAGTGGTCCCAGAAATCCAGTCTGGTCATGTTGCTTCCACATGCGAATGAGGGTCAAGGACCTGAGCATACAAGTGCTCGTCTGGAACGCTTCCTGCAGCTTTGTGCAGAAGACAACATGACGGTTGCCAACTTGTCGAGTGCTTCCCAGTACTTCCACTTGTTGCGTCGTCAAGCTTCGTTGACTGAAACAGAAGATGCTCGTCCACTTGTGATGATGTCACCGAAAAGTCTCATTCGGAATCCGCGTGTTGCTTCACCGGCAGTTGAATTCAGCGAAGGCAAGTTTGAGCTTGTGCTGGAGCAAGCTGGACTGGGTACACAGCCGGATCGCGTGGAGCGCATTATTTTGTGCAGTGGCAAGATTGCCATTGACCTGGAAGATGCTTTTGAAAAAGATAAAGCGGATTGGTCATGGCTTCACATTATTCGCGTGGAACAGCTCTATCCGTTCCCGGCAGAAGAGATCAAACGTGTACTCGCACGTTTCAGCAATGTAAAAGAGCTGGTATGGGTGCAGGAAGAAAACAAAAACATGGGTGCCTGGACATACATGGAGCCTCGTCTTCGTGAAGTCGCCCCGGAAGGCACAACCGTTAGATACGAAGGTCGCCCGGAACATGCAAGTCCTTCCAGCGGTTATCAACTTGTGCATAGTATGGAACAGCAACAGATTATTACATCTGCGTTGAAGCAAACGACGAAGAATAATATTCCACTGGGGAGGTAACAGCTGTGAGTGAAATTAAAGTACCTGCAATGGGTGAGTCAATAACTGAGGGAACTGTATCCAGATGGATGGTCAAAGAAGGGGATACCGTTAATCAGGGTGACGTACTTCTTGAACTGGAAACGGATAAAGTAAATATCGAAATCAGCGCAGAAGAAAGTGGCGTGCTGGAGAAGATCATTCGTCAGGAAGGGGAGACTGTAGAGATCGGTGAAACGATCGGTACA belongs to Paenibacillus sp. FSL H8-0079 and includes:
- a CDS encoding GNAT family N-acetyltransferase — its product is MLPESNLSPIEMLKIQANTLYTINEQQRLLSINEPGGGQAPAIFIGMTSAGSLTYYHEQLPPNLMAELGKDSELPLDIPKLIRKVETFESVNRVWMGPAYSFPETLDEWDLKVQLIGHEQRYLLAEHFPELTDHSHEKSPVAAYVIEGSAVAVCCSARVSVHGAEASLYTAPGYRGHGYAAETVKCWQYDVKKRGRMPIYSTSWDNLASQHVARKLGLIQFGVDFSITTLNSSKGCDLQ
- a CDS encoding GNAT family N-acetyltransferase; the encoded protein is MIRTFVQKDLQYVIEAHIRIYRKEYNYDDSFAEFITNAVNLFGLTGNHSREMLWIVELNHSASGSIGLTQVNDNTAQLRWFLIEPEARGAGWGVKLIEQAILFAKEKDYTSVILWTNESLIGARRLYQSVGFEVKEVRKQMLSGQELTEEQWELVL
- the murI gene encoding glutamate racemase, translated to MTKKIAFFDSGIGGLTVLHKALQQFPEEQFLYYADTLHVPYGTKSADEVRGHIFDCVEAIVQEDVQAIVIACNTATSLAVKDLRAKYDIPIIGMEPAVKPAVEMNRDSGKRVLVFATALTLSQTKYNELVSRVDDHHSVDSIALPELVEWCEQLDFDPSKIADYFRFKLADFDLQGYGTVVLGCTHYPFYTSILRTVLPEHIQIIDGSTGTVNHLKQRLGLVAQPEGRRGEQVTFFSSSGRPEEQEKMYSALQYLEKSSM
- a CDS encoding histidine phosphatase family protein, with protein sequence MQSIYLIRHAKATGQEPHAELTDEGIGQAEKLANILAHHSITYIVSSPWKRAIQTAMPLGIATLQHIHTDERLQERILSSVNLPNWMDVLKRTYDDVDWVEEGGESSRTAAERGMALLEELWSRPEQHGAVVTHGNLLSLLIREYEPSFGYGEWTKLSNPDVYVLERQRPDTGLPTIRRIWTD
- a CDS encoding DUF423 domain-containing protein — protein: MQTLIILGSIMMFLAVALGAFGAHALKRKLSADMIKIYETGVQYHIAHGLGIILIGLLADRLESSSLVMLAGWLLFAGIILFSGSLYALSVTGVRKLGAITPLGGVAFLAGWVMIIIAAL
- the coaA gene encoding type I pantothenate kinase, with protein sequence MNSYSPYIEFNRKEWAELKEHQTTLPLTEAELEQLKGLNEEVSIQEVEDIYLPLTHFIDLYARVSRELNRLTASFMKKKALPTPYIIGIGGSVAVGKSTAARLLQALLARGKNSPKVDLVTTDGFLYPNAVLQEKGIMNRKGFPESYDIKSLIQFMGDVKSGKPEVKAPVYSHLAYDVIQGEEKQICQPDILIIEGINVLQIKKETPLLVSDFFDFSIYIDAEEEHIRHWYVERFKLLRNTAFQNTDSFFHQRFANIDEEETVRTANQIWHDINAKNLHENILPTKGRARLILKKEADHSIGQIQLRKL
- a CDS encoding DUF3891 family protein, with the translated sequence MIVYEREHDFVLTAQHEHGVVAGEMASHWKNELLADAAHRDDLILAAREHDRGWIELDSSPFWNDYSQSPYSFRDFPLRPRFVFYHKGIEEVRQKNLYAGLLCSLMYTELFQKNLGANAQDDEDIRDYLNEELEHQLSWENQLGGDTEALKRRLQSDVEIMLFCDQLSLFLCMEEPGTPAARYDFFAEGLSCTFDACSRQPIQAEWLSNEKVGLSFFPFDENFTVVLPYKSVPKASIRKFGMQQAYRRAEWKERRVLITELK
- a CDS encoding 8-oxo-dGTP diphosphatase codes for the protein MNTRIEILTMCMVWDKMNDQVLLMNRPDRKGFPGYIAPGGKVDFPESIVDGAVREVLEETGLAVNEITYKGLDEFCDPEQGLRYMVFNYLATSFEGELLQDPPEGELLWVPVKQVFELPMQDWFAERIPRFFQAGTFERSVIWEKSSGRTLQETFMVYSDSVLEQSEVR
- a CDS encoding GNAT family N-acetyltransferase, with the protein product MKLSFRILDWEEEKPYELLLLADPSKAIVDEYLSRGVCFIAEYEGEMVGEFVLLKTRPETAEIVNIAVQEELQGQGVGKHMIKEAMEAARRLGCRILEIGTGNSSFHQLKLYQRCGFRIIGVDRDFFVRHYEEEIIEDGIRCVDMIRMAIDLDAVTEDEKK
- a CDS encoding 2-oxoglutarate dehydrogenase E1 component, with the translated sequence MTIVEGNKKPWESYYGPNMGYVQEQYELFTQDPGSVTPAYRELFEQWGAPPMSGRDARTTSNSGNAQLASGNVDIQLLQKAVTAGKLVWNIRTYGHLAADIDPLGISEDTDTSLLEPQHFELNEEDLKALPASLIWEGADGQTATGWDAIQRLRQIYTGPMAYEFSHVHEVQEREWLNRRAESRTSPAPLTAKERKTLLERLVEVEQFEDYLHKTFVGQKRFSIEGNDVLVPMLDEAVRIMAEAGSSHILMGMAHRGRLNVLAHVLGKPYSKIFSEFHHAPNKDLVPSEGSTGINYGWTGDVKYHMGANRFVKDGETVQARLTLANNPSHLEYVNPVVQGFARAAQDDRRDPGYPKQDVTKAATILMHGDAAFPGEGIVAETLNFKALPGYQNGGTIHIIVNNRLGFTTDSSDSRSTYYASDLAKGYEIPIVHVNADNPEACIAAIRMAAEYRNRFKKDFLIDLIGYRRYGHNETDDPETTQPTVYDKVKNHPTVSHLYQDHLKQESVIDDASIASIRDGVMNKLKEAYDQMKKNEVHEYYQRKISEPEAVTITPTAVPLENLRSINADLLKWPENFNVYPKLQRILQRRSTSLNEGEKVDWSLAETLAFATILADGKPIRISGQDAERATFAHRNLVLHDSENGAKFCPLHHLPQAKASFAIYNSPLSEESVVGFEYGYNVYSPDTLVIWEAQFGDFANCAQVIFDQFVSAGRAKWSQKSSLVMLLPHANEGQGPEHTSARLERFLQLCAEDNMTVANLSSASQYFHLLRRQASLTETEDARPLVMMSPKSLIRNPRVASPAVEFSEGKFELVLEQAGLGTQPDRVERIILCSGKIAIDLEDAFEKDKADWSWLHIIRVEQLYPFPAEEIKRVLARFSNVKELVWVQEENKNMGAWTYMEPRLREVAPEGTTVRYEGRPEHASPSSGYQLVHSMEQQQIITSALKQTTKNNIPLGR